Genomic DNA from Coregonus clupeaformis isolate EN_2021a chromosome 9, ASM2061545v1, whole genome shotgun sequence:
CCTTTTTTTGAAAAGCAAAAGTGATATGTAAGAAAATACACCATGGTATGCAAATGAAATGCATCTATGTTGGTTAGAATCTTGGGATGTAATTGCACCATGTATGCTAAGTAGTTCACAGGTTGTCAAGCTGATAGGGGGGTGGGCCAGATATATTTATTGTACCATTACTGTACAGCTATTCTCAGAGTAAGCAGTAGGCCAGGCAGTGAGCAGGTTTTGGTACTGTACTGGAAAAGGGCAGACCGTGGGCGACCAGCCAGCGATCAGACTCTGGTTTCTCACACGTCTCCCACTCAGGGTCGACTGACGGCAGCTCGGatatctgcacacacacacactttgatctGCTCGGTTTTTCAGAAACATATACTGTACCTCCAGCAAAGCCACAGGGCATGTCCTCAGCAGGGTTTccgttattttgttgttgttgaaaagccgataaataaaaCTTCCACCAGCCAATTGTCCGGGAGAATAAAAAAATTCCCATTGCGAAATAATGCTTTTTTtgcctattcattgatggaaatacgtACATTTGACCGGTCTTGCTTATCGGTCTatgggttaatttgcataattgagtGGAATTAAATTGCTGCGTGTATATTCGTTAtgcatcttatttatcacacatGCACGCATAAAGACACAGCGCCTTTGAgcggaaaatctgtcagacagcgtTTTTATAAGACCAAtcattgcgcaacaattctaaaAATGCAATCGTGTGTTAAACATAGTTTTGATGGCCACGATTAAAAAGAGCTACTATTTTCAGGCCTATTTCTCAACCGGTAGAATAACTTAAGCACGCTTCCCATTCAAATGcaaaggcaggcttcatcagtaACCTATTTCTCTCATGTACTTTGACACCAGTGTTTTCCTACTAATTGTATTATGAAACGAACTTTTGCGCGTAGCCTACGGCCTTGTgagcattgctgcgcttataatgtgaagaactaatagtttatcaacattttaagctaaacgttctgatctgttgcatgagactcattgctttttaagttatttttatgtagccgaggcctactggttgtatgaatttaggatctatcgtcccacaactgtcccagagtcagtctggaataggctatttctttctcgacaagctggccaatagaataggtaaacttttctacAATGGGGGAATAGTAGATTGAcctaggctagtgattttgctgttcattactggtcttgttggctgaggaaaagtaaatgtggccAGTTATGCTCACATCTTCAAAGTGCGCATCAGAATTCGGTAAGAAGGGCGCACTTtgttgcatcctcgacttgcatgttctgttaaaatGAATGACCATAATctaaaatgtgatttctgtcattctgagcaccgtgggtggacgccctaatcagtTACGCACCCAGCACATGtgggtccggtaaatttctcaaatgtctggtaaattaaaatgctgctgGTCAAATGTCCAGCCGCCACATTTTCATAATGGACACCCTGGTCCTCAGGTTAACCCCATGTGGACTCTGTACTCGACACCAGCATCACATTAATGACCCTGAATGATGCAACAGGGTGATGACTTAACAAAACAGGTCTAGGGGACCCTATACACAAACTGGCCCAATGTTGGGTCTGAAGCTGAACCTTTTCGTATCAGTCTGTCTGTAGGCCTACATGATACCCAGTTCAAAACACAGCAAAAGTGTTGAGCTCAAGGTATGCAATGGGACCTAAATATCCACTGTTCCAATAACCTACAAACATAAATAGCACCAGTGACCAAATCTACATCTGGTCTTACACAGGAGTTGCTCACCTGAAAGAACTCACCAAATGACCTTTGAATACAAGTAGGACTGTTTTCCTCCATGAAAACCCCTAGGAGGAGGTCAATGACAATTCTACCAAAACTAGGGCTATTTGAAAAGTATATTTGTGTGGTCAGGAGTGAGTGGGCAGTTCTCGTTTAAGACAAACCTTTGTGACTAAACCCTGTGGAATGTGGAGGATCACATCCTTTCGGTTTACACCAAGTGTCATTAACTGTCAGATCAGCAGAAGGCAATGAACCAATCTGGATGTGTGTGGAAGTAATTAACAGCACATTActaattacatttaagtcatttagcagacgctcttatccagagcaacttacagtagtgagtgcatacattttcgtactggtcccctgtgagaatcgaacccacaatcctggcgttgcaagcaccatgctctaccaacgaaGCTACACGAGACCACTATTCACTCACGACCATCATTCTGTAATTTAacacatgcattcacacagtcACAAGCACAAACAGACTCTCTCTCGCTTACACAACAAACAtatgttgacacacacacaccataaggTTGGAGAGGTTGCTTCGTGTAGGTGGAAAAGTGGTCTGCATAGCTGAGACTTTTTACAGATTTTCCCAGCCGTACAGAGGCAGATCAGGTCATGAATAGAAATGGGAATGCATGCCTTTGTTTGATTCAGAGATTTTAGCAGGAAACAGATATGAGGAAAACATTATTGCGATGGAGGTCTTCTCTCTAGATCCCACAGAAGAATGAGTGTATTCAAGAGTCCACCATGTTTagtcaaacagagagagaggagccctaACAGTGAATCAACAAGTAGCAGCAGCCAAAAATATGTCTATATTAGGACAGATGAAAAGCTGTGCAGCTAAATGGAGGACAAACACAGGTTGTGGAAAAGGTAGTACATTTTCATTATGGGGACAAAGCAGGGGCAAAGGGACAAACATCACATTCCAAAGGAACTGAAATCACCAGACAGCATGCAGGAGAGAAATCTATAGCAGCAACCATTGAGTTGCTCCAATAAACAGGGCACAGTCCATGGTGATAGACAGGTGCAGCTGAGAGCCAGTCACCTGCAAAAGTACTACTTGAGTCACTGTTTGCTTCTGCTTAACCTGGCCTTGACACACACACCATGGGAACGGTGGTGGGGGTGGGGCATTCCAAGTGCTTCAGGGAGCTGCCAAACAGACGAGCACATCCTGTCGCAACGCAAGGCCAGGATAAATCCCTCATTTGACTCGCTCTAGGATAACACTCAAAGGAGGATGTTAccaccatagaattaggaattagaatactacaATGGACAACTCTATGGTTACCACCTATACCAGGGCTTAGGACCTCAATGAAAACAAACTCCCTTGTAAAACCGAGGGAGGAGCCGTGAGGGAACGGTCTTCATTCAGGATAcattgattacatttacatttacatcatttagcaggcgctcttatccagagcgacttacaaattggtgcattcaacttatgatagccagtgggacaaccacctttcccccctttttttttaatggggggtgggggaagaaggtttactttatactattccaggtattccttaaacaggtagggtttcaagtgtctccggaaggtggtcagtgactccgctgtcctggcgtcgtgggggagcttgttccaccattggggtgccagagcagcgaatagctttgactgggctgagcaggaactgtgcttccgtagaggtaggggagctagcaggccagaggtggatgaacgtagtgccctcgtttgggtgtagggtctgatcagagcctgaaggtaaggaggtgccgttcccctcacagctccgtaggcaagcaccatggtcttgtagtagatgcgagcctcaactggaagccagtggagtgtgcggaggagcggggtgacatgagaatCCTATGCCAACATTCTAAATGAATGCCAACATTGTAAGGTTTGAAGACAATCTATACCCTTTTTCCAATCAATTAATGTCACATATTTGAAGCTCTGTCCACCCTTCCAGTTGTCCAAGTTCAGATATTGGCTAGTCTAAATTAAGAAGCTTACAGCTGGTGAGGGTCGGGAGTAGGCTACAGCGCACAGGGCTAACGTTCCATTCCTTGAATTCCAATCACTAACCTGCAACACATTACATCCCCCACTCCATCAACAAAACATTcacctcccttccttccttctcacACCCCATTCACTGGGGCAAAGTCTCCCAAGAATCCAGATTGACAGTTGACACAGTTCCTAAGTAAATTGCAATGATAAACTGAGAAGGCCCTGGTCTGGATGGAAGTGGACACAGAGAGGAAGTAGGGGAAGTTGCAGTTGTACTGTACAAGAATAAACAGTCATCTTTATGAGAGATCAGATGCCATTACATCGCTGCCTCACAAAAATGTGTTGCAGACAAAGAGGAGGAAATGCTTTGACCCTTCCAAATAAATGGCAGGGTTGTTTTTCTCTGGTCCAGAAACGAAAGAAACAGTTTTCTTTTCAGCTCAAGCCAAACCATCGGCGTATGACAGCACATCTAGCCTTGCTTCATTAGCCAAGCAGAAAGACTAGCTTGTTGTGAAGTAACTCACTCCTATCTAGCAGAAATTACAATGACGCATGCCATGAAATGTGCTACATTTACATGAGCACAAAGCCGTCACCATCTAGTTACTACGCAGTTAAAAATCAACTGTTTAGTACACCAAAACAGTTGACAATCACCTTGCTAAACTTAATGTCTACACTGAGTATATCAAATAtttggaacaccttcctaatattgagttgcccccgctttttgactctacaaggtgtcgaaagcattccacagggatgctggcccatgttgactccaatgcttcccacagttgtgtcaagttagctggatgtcctttgggtggtggaccattcttgatacacacaggaaactgttgagcatgaaaaacagcgttgcagttcttgtcaCAAACCGGCACCTGGCACCTATGTTACcggctttggtttttccattttaTATTTGCAGGTTGTGgggcgcaccgattggtgtcacctcgttagtcagtcaTCTGGTTAgagggaaggtgtttcacctgtgatGGCCCAGTGCTACAGTTGTCTTGAGAGACGGACGGTTAAAACATTTAGTTGGCACTCCCTATTTTCATTTCTAGACAAACCTTTATCTGATTTAATTTTGCTCCaactttttggtttgcttcctgtctataagtttggtgtgggtttttcttttgtttgccttTCCTTGGGCAAATTTAATGGGCGCTCATGGTGGGTGccttttaggttccagttgttgttgctagtcaactttcagtggacacccccatgagtgtctttgagaacccctcctaaaaccccacctgtttggttttggttgttggTCAGTGACTCTTCGTTAGATCCCTCTTCTGTTTGAGCGAcatttttggttttcttgctggggaacgtaacatatactaccataccccgttcaaaggcacttaaatcttttgtcttgccccttCACCTTCTgactggcacacatacacaatccgtgtcaaggcttaaaaatccttctttaaccagtctcctcccctgattgaagtggatttaacaggtgacatcaataagggatcttagctttcatctggattcacctggtcagtatgtcatggaacgagcaggggttcttaatgttttgtatactttgTATATGTTGTGACTTGTGAAATGTGGCAAACTACAAGGGCATACAACacagtgtgtttgtatgtattttCCTCCCATGTCTCCTCTTCTAGTTACAGTATATGACATCTAGTCTATCTGCCAGAGAACTGCCTTACTTTGATCTACCGGCCAGTGTATGTGCCTAGTTAAGCTCCAGAGTATTAGTATAGCAGGCGCTGGTCTGTGTCCCGGCTCCCAAGCCAGCCAGACTGACGGTTGCTCCGGAAGCCCAGGCATGCCAGTGGAAGAGCTCTGAAAAAGCACTGCCTCGTGCCTAATGATTCTAACCAGCAACACCGCAGACGTGAACTAATCCACCAAGACCGCCAAAGTACTCCCTGGgtcagagagaacgagagggagcgAGCGAGAGGGGAATGAGGGGAGCGGAGCATGAAAAGTATGTGGGGAGCTGACACAGGGAGAAATAAAACGAGGGCCAGGGAATGGGGTAGATACAGCTACCCATCCAGCTGGCAGAAACCCAGCTGTCATTCTCTTGCCTGCTCAATTCAGGGCCACACCTAAATTACAAGATctcacaagatacaaacacaagATCTGCAGCATGAAAAGTCCCATTTAAAACACAATTTAAAATGGAAAGACATTTTAAAAAGAGATTATCTCAGAGTCTGGCAGACTTTCTGTCATAACATAGGGGCAGGTAAAGGAGTAGGTACTCTATTCACACACAAAAGAGTGCACACTGAGAAGGTAATACGATGACATCACAGCAAAATTATCTCATACTAGTAATGAGACAATGTACACTTGTTCCCTGTGAAAGCATAAAtagggaaacatttacatttacgtcatttagcagacactcttatccagagcgacttacagttagtgagtgcatacatttttcatactggcaccccgtgggaatcgaacccacaaccctggcgttacaagcgccatgctctaccaactgagctataggagGGAAACCTTTACTGATTTTGCCATATGTGCGTACACACACCTACGGATGTCAGGATGGCATTGTTTATATCATAACAAAGAGCTGACTATGGGCTCGCTCGTGCTGTATGATCTATTGTACTCTAGTCACATTCAAAGAAAATAAAGGCAGTTGCATTGCCATGGCAACCCTCAGTCTACACCACCATGTCAGAACTTGTCCATGATCTCAGCAGGAGGCCCAGAACAGACAGATACGAGGCCAATTTGTGTCTCTGAGGTGGGGCTTGGAACCAACAGAGCCCCCCCAATTCAGCTGAGCTAATGTCACCACCAGCCGCACCGTGGTCTTTGTGTAGCCTCCATCCCCACTGACTGACTTATCTTCAACCTAATGAGTCATCTTCTCACCCACAGCAATACACCCCTATTTCTATTGAATATAGAACAAGGGAAATGCATGAATGTACAGTATGGTTTTCACTTTCTCATTTAAAGCTCGAAAGattgtttttagacatttataATAGGACGgaacatgttattgttgttattagcgGTTAATTATTCAGTTTCAGCCATTAAAATCTATAAAATGTCCCCTCCATGAGATATTTCCATAATGCCTTGATGATTCTAAACCACTGGTAGAGGGGGTGGCGGGGAAAGAGAAGGGACAGCATATTTACCTGGGAAGGTGTGTGGGTTGGGTGACCCTCTCTTGAGGCACTTGGAACACAGAACATGAACAGTGTAGTAGAGTCCGGGCCACTCCTGCAGAAGGACATTCAGCTCCTCAACCAGTGGGATTATCGCTTGCCAAGCAGTCCAGATATTTGGCAGGGAGGCATGGCTGGCTATGGACAGTGACTCGGCCTGCAGCCTGCCTCGAGCCGGCCGGTAGCTGACCACCACAGGCACTTTACCACGATAGGCAAAGATCTGGTGCCTCCCGTCTGACCTCTGAACCACATGGCTGTTGATCTGCACACTGTAGCGTGCAAACAGTCCAGGAGGGAAGAGAAAGGGGAAGCTGTATTCAATCTGCAGCTGCTCTAAAGAGAAGAACTGACTAGCAGCCACTGAGCTGCTGTTCACCCAGGCCTCGGCATGGGGCTCCTCATTGCTGACATAGCTGGGGAACTTGTACCAGACGGTGGCCCCGTTCAGAGGCTTGCTGCGGGCCTTGTTGATGCAGTAGCACACCCCCATCTTCTCCAGCAGCTCCATGATGAGGTGGAGGTCCTGCTGGGTTTGGATGAGAGGTCTCAGGAGCAGCCGGATGACGTTGGAAGGCAGGAGGCCGTGGCTGAGGAAGCCCTCCACATGGTGCTGTAGATGGGTAGCCCTGAGGTTTTCTCCCTTCTCCCCATCTATAACCACACTGGCCCTCCTCTTGTCCCCCCTCTCACCGTCCGACAGTAGCCTCTCCAGCAACGTGGACTCATCCCTCTGGAAGAAGACGTTGAGGATGGCGATGAAGCGTGGCAGGTTGTGGAAGACGTACTCCTTTAGTGTCAGACTGTCCTCGAAGTAGAGTAGCTTCCCACTCTCGTGCAGGTACGACAGGGCACTCTGCAGGCGGTCCTCCGTGAGCCCAGCCTGGAGGCCCAAACGGGCCGAGTCCCACCACGAGAGCCACAGGTCCTGGGGCTTAAAGTGCAGCTCCTCCAGCATCTGCCAGGACTTGGGCAGCACGCGGTGGAGGTTGGGGAAGATGTCGCGGTGGTCAGCCACTGACATGAGCTTCTCCTTCAGCCTCTGGATATTTATCTGGCTCTCCATGCAGCTGACACACAGGACAGGGGACAGGATCTGTAGCCTGTGGTTTAGCATGTACTGCAGCTGGGCTTTCTTCCGTCTCAGGTTCTTGTCTGTGACGCCGTAGAAGAGGATGTGAGGGCTGGAGGTGCGGACGTTGTAGCCCTGCTCCAGGGCCTGGTCCACCTGCTGGGCAAGGCTCCGGAGGCAATGGGTGTCCCACTTCTCCTGCAGGGCAATCTGTCTGTGGATATCCAGGCTCTTCCCCTCCACCTCTATGTCTCCACACAGGTCTGTGTGCGTGCCCACCATGCAGACCACAGCATGGGGCACTTTGGCACTGAGGAGATGGAGGAAGTAACCCACGTGGGCGTAAAAGTTATTGGGTGAGTATGTTTTCAGATTCACAACGAGGATGTACAGAGCAccgggtgagagaaaaaaaggtTTGATGAGGTCATAGTTTGGCTTCCCTGACAGGTCATACACTAAAAATGTAAGACTGCGATCGGCGTCCGCTACCCAGTTAGTCACATCAACCCCTTTGTTTCCCTGAGCAGAGTTGGCATCCTGCTGCTCACTCACCACACTCTGCCTGAGCAGTGTTTTTCCAGCGTTTTTCATTCCCATCAGGACCAGTTTTAACCTGGGTTTCACAGCCAGCTGGGAATGTGCGAGTTCCTTTTGATAAGCACCGATGTAGGGGATCCCCTTCATACAGACCTCATAGGGAGGCTGAATGAGCGGGTTATCCTTCACTTTCCAAATGTTTACCTTGGAGAGTTTTCCAAAGTTATCTGGAAGTATGGCTATTTGGTTACCCTGTAAAACAAGCTCTTCCAATCTATCTAGCTCCACAATGGAGTCGGGCAGATAAGTAATCTTATTATTGTCTAACCAGAGGTTAGCCAGCCTACGCAGCTGGCCTATCTCCTCTGGGACAAAAGACAGTTTATTTCTGCTCAGGTAAAGCTCTTCTAGTCCTGTGATGTTTAGGATAACCTGGGGAAACTCCTCAAGCTCATTAGAGGATAGATTGACCATTTTAAGTCTCTGCAGGTTGCCAAAGGAATAAGGCAGAGCTGCGAGGTTGTTACTGTCTAGCATCAGGCTCTCTAGGTTGTGCAGGTGACAGAACGTGTCCGGTAACGTGGAGATGTGAATGCTGCTGAGCCACAGGATCTTGATGGACTGCAGCTTAATGATGTCCCCTGGTAGACACGCAAACTTATTCCCTGAGCAGTCGAGCTCCTCCAGGTCACTTAGGGCAAGAATCTCCAGGGGAAACTGGTTCAGCTTGTTGTGATCGGCATCCAGAGTACGGAGCCTCTTGAGCTGTGAGAAGGACCTGGGGAAATCACATATGTCATTGAAGCTTATGTCCAGCTCCTCTAAGTACTGCAGTGCCCCAATCTGTGACGGCAGGTACTGGATGTTGTTGTGACTGATGCAGAGTTTTTTCAGCCCCTTCAGCAGGCCTATATCCTCAGAGAAGTGGCCCAAGCAGTTGTGGCTCATGTCCAGTTCCACAAGCCGACCCAGTTCAAACACCACAAAAGGAACTGTGATAAATTTGTTCCTGCGGAGGATAAGGCTACGCAGGTTTGTAAGGCTTGCCCCCAATCCTTCTGGTAGCTCATACAGCGAGTTATTGCCCAGATTGAGTACCTCTATCTCGCTTATATTTTCAGGTAGAATGATCTTCTCCCTGTTTTTGGAGCAGAGGGTGAGCTGTCGCAGGTTGCTTCGCAGCTTCCTAGAGCGGAGAGCAGCATCTCTCCACAATTTAGCCGTTTTGAGATTGTTCTCCTTGTCCTCCATGGTTTTGCAGACCGACACCTCCTCCTTGTTTTCATTGGGAGGAATAATCAATTATCCTGGCAACATGTTGGTCTAGGTGCCCTTGTTTAATCGATTAGTGTTCTTATCATGAACAATCCAAACAGAGAAAACGACAGTAATTCCATTTCGAGCAAGAACaagaaaacatcatgcttttcaATCGTATCAGGACGGCTGGACCTAGCCAGCAGTGTTTCACGCATCTTTATCTACGGCCGCGGACCGCACAAGGAACAGTGAAACCTACCGCTATTTCAAGTCAATTTTAAAACCCAGGCGGTTGGGCTGGCCCCGCCAGCACATTCTCCAGTATGTTGGCATCCAAGCGCGTCCCATTATCTAAAAAACAATGAATGAAATCAAACAGCGGGCAAAGTCTCTCCTCCTTGTGCCTCGCTCATCTCTCTGCCTGTGTTCTCTCGTAAACTACAGTCCTTGCTGCTCAAGGGGGAGTGAAACAGTAGCAACGCCTAGATTACACTGCGTCAGATTTTTAGCCACCTTGGTTTAGTTCTCGATTGACTGCCCATGATGACAAGCTATTATTATTGCTAGGCAATAACATTTATAAGATTAAATAAAGGAATATGATGTCTGTTTTATCTAGAGCGAGACAGAAGTGTTTTCTGTTTTGATTAGATAAATCGATTTTTACAGCTATTTTCGCCACCCATTGATGAGTTGAGAAAGTAAAATGTATTATTCTATATTACATTCATTTTTCAATAATTATTCTGGTCAGATGGGATATAAAATGATTTTATAAGAAATAAAGACCAAATAGCATATAGAATTTAGTTTCAGCAATGCTATTTCGATCAAGCACCAGATGTAATGTTATTGCGGAAGATAAAAAGATCCCCCTGCGAAAAGGTTATTTTCAGTAGCAGACATTGAAACTTAGATGGTGTAAACAAAACACGTACCACTTTCTCATGGTATTCTCTTGATGGGAAACAGTACGTGTTCTTTGTACGCGTTATCTGCTTTGTCTCCATCTAATGGCTATGATTTGAATGCACAGGGTTTGGCAAAACCATTACGTCACCATATCATATTGTATTGTGTGTTGAAATCATAGACTTATCGCTTATGGTAGTAATTTGATTGGTTTTGTACATAACAAAAATGAAaaatattttctcttgaaccTGACGCCATGAAGCACAGACGTGTTAGAAATGTTAGGAGTTGTACCATATGTACATTTAAATATTAAATGCAAATGGTATGCTAGTGTGTATTACAATTGTCCTTATTCATCGGTCAGCATCCAAGTTCAAATCGATTATAAACTGCAGCACAACAAAAACAGGACAGACAATACATGTCTAGGACTGTCCAAGCCCTTTCAACTCTACTGCCCCCAGAAAGTGAAGAAAGCAGGCTTAAAAATAAACGTCACCTACTACTAACTCCTATTAACCAGAACTGGCAATAGTTCAGCAGCATAATAATCGGTATTTACATAATTACTGGTATCAGGAAATTAATAGAAAAATAGAAGTACAttttagttgtttaaaaaaaaaaaaaaatgtacttGGTATGGTTTGTAACAAGGCAGTATAATTACTGGGGTTTAGAAATATTTATTAGTATTAAAAAAAATGGTTTAAGACAATAGCTAAATAGTTCATACATTGTTTGCATGTGAACTTGTGCAAAATTGTATCCTGTAAATGTAAATCACAAAGTATATGCATTGCTTACACCAAACTTAAAGCTGACATATCCTCAATTGTCTTGAACTGGTTTTAAAGGCCTTGTGTGctctgtaaaaaataaataaaagactcAAGTCAGGCCTCTAACAGACAGTCAATTACATTTGGCtgctttacacaggcagcccaaatcagatattttgcccaattattggcaaaagatctgatctgattggtcaaatggTTAATTAGTGGCAAAAGATCCAAAGTGGGCTGCCTGTATAAACACAGCCTGAGGGTTAGCAGCAGGTTGTTTTTGTTTTCAGACAATATGAAAGACGAACCAAATTAAAAATCATTCGTTAAAGAAAATCCTTAGCAGACAATGTCTTAGTCCTACTGTAAAAATCTACAGAGGCTGTCAAAAGGCAGCAACAAAATTAGCATTGTGGTAAGTGGCACAACTAGTCCAATTAAACAACTGTATCCACACAGTCCCACAATTTGGGACAAAAAAAACGGACTCTTAGATTGAGTGGGAAAAGTGCTATGATTTTTAAGCCATGGGGGTAAAACAGACATGGGATGCCTGCTTGAAGGCCTCAATGCAGAAGTCTCAGAGCCAGGGGATGCGGAGCCGAGGGCTAGTCTCTGCTGCGGGGGGTATGTGGGGGTGGTGCTCCTTCCAAAGGGGCAGAGCTGGGCACAGTCCGCAGATGTCCTTCGTGCATGCGCTCGTTGACGCGCAGTTGGCAGCCGTCTTGCAGCATGCGCAGCGCAACCCGGGCGATGTTGCGCGAGTCATCCAGGCCAGAGTGAGGGCGGCCCTCGTATTGAAGTCCCAGCTTCTCCAGCATGCTGCTCAGCTTGGTC
This window encodes:
- the LOC121573865 gene encoding malignant fibrous histiocytoma-amplified sequence 1 homolog codes for the protein MEDKENNLKTAKLWRDAALRSRKLRSNLRQLTLCSKNREKIILPENISEIEVLNLGNNSLYELPEGLGASLTNLRSLILRRNKFITVPFVVFELGRLVELDMSHNCLGHFSEDIGLLKGLKKLCISHNNIQYLPSQIGALQYLEELDISFNDICDFPRSFSQLKRLRTLDADHNKLNQFPLEILALSDLEELDCSGNKFACLPGDIIKLQSIKILWLSSIHISTLPDTFCHLHNLESLMLDSNNLAALPYSFGNLQRLKMVNLSSNELEEFPQVILNITGLEELYLSRNKLSFVPEEIGQLRRLANLWLDNNKITYLPDSIVELDRLEELVLQGNQIAILPDNFGKLSKVNIWKVKDNPLIQPPYEVCMKGIPYIGAYQKELAHSQLAVKPRLKLVLMGMKNAGKTLLRQSVVSEQQDANSAQGNKGVDVTNWVADADRSLTFLVYDLSGKPNYDLIKPFFLSPGALYILVVNLKTYSPNNFYAHVGYFLHLLSAKVPHAVVCMVGTHTDLCGDIEVEGKSLDIHRQIALQEKWDTHCLRSLAQQVDQALEQGYNVRTSSPHILFYGVTDKNLRRKKAQLQYMLNHRLQILSPVLCVSCMESQINIQRLKEKLMSVADHRDIFPNLHRVLPKSWQMLEELHFKPQDLWLSWWDSARLGLQAGLTEDRLQSALSYLHESGKLLYFEDSLTLKEYVFHNLPRFIAILNVFFQRDESTLLERLLSDGERGDKRRASVVIDGEKGENLRATHLQHHVEGFLSHGLLPSNVIRLLLRPLIQTQQDLHLIMELLEKMGVCYCINKARSKPLNGATVWYKFPSYVSNEEPHAEAWVNSSSVAASQFFSLEQLQIEYSFPFLFPPGLFARYSVQINSHVVQRSDGRHQIFAYRGKVPVVVSYRPARGRLQAESLSIASHASLPNIWTAWQAIIPLVEELNVLLQEWPGLYYTVHVLCSKCLKRGSPNPHTFPGELLSQPRPEGLTEIICPKNGSERVNVALVYPPTPTMVSPCLK